The sequence gagaacagtacgaaggttccgcaaaaaactaaaaataaagttaccatatgatccagcaatcccactcctgggtatatatccagaaaagacaaaaactctaattcaaaaagatacatgcaccccaatgttcatagcagcactatttacaatagctaagacatggaagcaacctaaatgtccactgaaaggtgaatggataaagaagacgtggtatatagacacaatagaatattactcagccataaaaaagaatgaaataataccatttgcaggaacatggatggacctagagattatcatacgaagtgaagtaagtcagacaaagacatatatatcacttatatgtggaatctaaaaaatatacaaatgaacatatttacaaaacagaaacagactcacagacatagaaaataaacttatggttaccaaaggggaaaggcagtggcaggggataaattaggagtttgggattaacagacactcactagtatatataaaataaacagtaaggacttactgtatagcatagggaactatattcaattaaaaaaaaaaacctgggcttccctggtggcacaatggttgagagtccgcctgccgatgcaggggacacaggttcgtgccccggtccgggaagatcccacatgccgcggagcggctaggcccgtgagccatggccgctgagcctgcgcgtccggagcctgtgctccacaatgggagaggccacaacagtgagaggcccgtgtaccgcaaaaaaaaaaaccccaaaaatccCAAGTTGCCTTAATGAGAGTTCTTTACATGGTCTCTATACTGGTCCTTTATCTCACTTGTCATTTCGTCACAAAAAATTTTTATGTGGAATAATGTTGAATTTGTAAATCTTTCcatttatagctttttaaaatgtcttagagAAATGTTTCCTACCCTATGATTCCAAACATTCATACGTTTTCATTAATACTTTATGTTTAACACTGGGCCTTAAACTCCAGATGACTTAATTTTAGTGAATGGTATGAAGTATgggtctattattattatttttaataaatttatttatttctatttatttattatttttggctgtgttgggtcttcgtcgctgcgcgcgacctttctctagttgtggtgagtgggggctactctttgttgtggtgcgcaggcttctcattgcggtggcttctcttgttgtggagcacaggcactagAATGCATGGGCTTCAATAGATGCAgcgtgtggctcacgggctctagagcacaggctcagtagttgtggcacacgggcttagctgctccgcggaacgtgggatcttcccggaccagggcttggatgcatgtcccctgcattggcaggcggattcttaaccactgcgccaccagggaagcccagggtctaTTATTTTAATGCTAAGTAACTGTCCCACTCCTATATGTTGGTTAGTCTACCAGTTTAAAATATCATCTTTATCACATATATAAGGGTCTGTTTCTGAACGCTAGTTCTGTTGAGTTCATAGTACCACACAGTTTTACTTATCTTCACCAGGTCTTCACAGGGGCTCTAGTCTCATTTAATACACTTGTCATCTACAGCCGTGCAATCTCACCTTTATTTCTAGTACTCTGAAGGGCTGGGCGAGAACCTCTAGCCCTCGAACtcaggtgtggggtgggggaatgtCAACGTTGCAGTGATTGAAATAACATGTCCTTACTCTCCTTTGGCCTTTACTCCCAAGAGACATCCAGCTGGACACCAGTAACTGCAGtgctatttattgaaaagagcaGAGAAAGTACAGGCCCCCCTAGGGACAGGATGGAACAAAACAAGCAGTGCAAGTATGCCTCCTGCTCAGCATATTCTCTTGTTGCCCCACTGGGCCATCTTGTTGTTGATGGGCATCTTAAGGAAGCGGTCAGACTGCATGTAGGCAGCTATTTTCTCCAAGGCCTGAAGGGAAAGCACACCAAACCTTATAAAGACTCTAGCCCAGCCCAAAGCCCCATTCCAAAACAGCAACACTCACATGCTGCCTGACTCCACCCCCAAGGCCCTCACCCCTGCCATTTCTTGTAGACAGTGCCTTCAAGGTATAGAAGCCAGGGCCTTCCCAAGACTTAAAGGCTTAGAGGTGTCCAACCTTGATCCCTTTAGGCAAAAGCTGGTGTTGGGCAAGAATCTACCACAATGGGGTCCCTTGGGGCCCGGGGAGAGTCTGTTTTTGTAAGAGAAAGGTGCAGGGAGCATCACCTCAAAACGGCGCATGAAAGCCTTCAGATTTGGAAATTCatccaggcacgtgggctcaaaGATATGGTTCTGATCTAACACATCATAGGTGAGGAAATCCACAAAGGTGAGCTAGAGGAACGATAAGATCATCAGGTCTGGGGAGTTCATTAACACCTGCAGAGATAGAAAGGGatcccctccttttcctttcttcctacctTTTCCCCTGCAAACCATGAGTATTTCCCCAGGAACAAGGAGAACTGTTTCAGTTGTCCAGGTAGCTGTTCCAAGTACTGAGGCTTCAGTTTTTCCTGGGAGAGAAGTAAAAGGGAAAGTGAGAATAGCTGTCATCATCTGCATGCGAATGGAGCAGAAATAACACTTGGGTTCCTCAATGCTCCTTTTTCTTGATGCCTTCCTGCTGAGGAAACTCACGTGGTCAGCGTTGTAGCAGAGTTGTATCAGTTGCATGCGAAAATCCATTATTTGGTTCTCCATCATGTCCACTCgaatcttttcttcttcagtctCACCACCTGTAGGCCAAACTGTCATTTGGCCTTATCCACCCCCAGGTGAGCAGCCCTCACCTCACCAGCCCTACCCCACTCACACATATTGTGCTTGCGGGCGATATAGCGCAAGATGGCGTTGCTCTGGGTGATCTTGTTCTTACCGTCCATGAGATAGGGCagctggaaggaaaaggaaaggccaAATGAACAACCCGACTCTCTCTTGCCTACCTGCCTCTCTCTCCTGGGAAAGATAAGACTTGCAGGGAAGTGAACAGTAGAGAGAAGATGCTGTGtcaggagaaagaagagagtaagTAAAAGTTAGTAACTGAGTCCACACCTGATTCTAGACAGGGGTGcttaatctgtgtgtgtgtgtgtgtgtgtgtgtgtgtatgcgtatgtGCACGCCATggacgctttttttttttcttaattatttttggctgcattgggtcttcgttgctgcacgcaggctttcctTAGTTGTGTCTAGCGGGgactactgttcgttgcagtgtgtgggcttctcattgtggtggcttctctgttgtggagcacaggctctaggcgtgtgggcttcgatagttgtggcacatgggctctagagcacaggttcagtagttgtggcccacgggcttagttgctccgtggcatgtgggatcttcccagaccagggctcgaacccatgtcccctgaattgacaggcggattcttaaccactgcgccacctgggaagccctggaccCTTTCTTAGAATAaggtttttaaatgcataaagcaaattacatatatttacacgatttatataatattaaaagaacaaaattgtaaGAGTAATATGTGCCTATGAATGCATTAAATAACAAGAGGTAATAACTATCATACTTTCAAAATATGATAagtgtaaataatatttatttataatatctgCAACACAttaatataatacaaaaatatccatttTCTACTAGTGACAAAGTCACAGGCATGGCTAATAATCAAGGTCACTGACTGCCTATACTCACAACAGAAGGAATTGTTAACTTTTAGTTAgtggaaatgaaaatgtaattttttctcCATCTAAGTTCAAGGACCCCTGAATTCTACCTATTCTATCCAGGTTAAGAGCCCATATTCTAGATCCCCCTAGAATAGAGAGGAAAGGAGCAAGGATATACTTGAAGACCTTCCCTTCTGTCCCCTATTCTCCTAAAGCCACTTACGTTAGGAAAGTCCAGGTCTAGTTTGAATTTCATATCCAGCCACTGGCTTTTATCATAGTCAGGAGCTGtaagagagagaatgaagtgGGATCCAACCTCCTTAATATCCGACCTGAGGAGAGTGGAAAGATCTAAAGACACACCCTAATTCCAATACCTCACATACCTAGACCCCCAAAGCTTAACTATTACTCATAAAGTGTTAAGACAGGGTTGGGCTATGGCAGAGAGAGAATCCCCAGATCACTCCCCACACTGGACGCGGCAGAGAGCTCCCAGGTGACTGGGGCAGAAGTCCCACCCGACCTCGTCGTGATGCCACCCTCAGGGCAGAAGAAGACAGGGACATTTGGAGGGCCTGCTCGGCTTAGCGCGGCGTCGCACTGCCACCCAGAGGGGCATTACCTTCCCCGCACGTGTATCTTTTCTCTTCATAGGCTGTCTCCGTGAACTCCAGGAGCATGCGGATGGCATGCGCCAGCTGGGGAGTAAAAAAGTTCCCCGTCAGCATCTGCACAGCTCCCAACGGCACCCCCAATCCACGCCCGCCAATGCCCCGCCCCCTTCCGGCCCACGGTTGCCCAGACGCTGCATCCCGCCGAGCGGGTAGTTAAACGGCTCCTGAGACCTACCACGTTGGGCTTGCTGccctcagcccctctcccccaggccAGCGTGTCCAGAGGCGGGGCAGGGGTCGGCCTCAGCGGCCCGGGAGCTCGGCTGGGGCCGGCCGCGCTGCGTTAAGCGTCGCGGCGTAGGAAGTTTGGCCCCCGAGTAAAACCCCTTCTCTCGGAGACCACTGACCGTGAGCCCCCGGCCACCTCCGCGTCCGTCTACCAGACCGAGCGGCTTGTCAATTGAGACGGCACTCACCCCGCGAATATCCCAGTAACCCAAAATCATGGTTGACTTCGACGACATTTCGTTA comes from Delphinus delphis chromosome 1, mDelDel1.2, whole genome shotgun sequence and encodes:
- the LOC132421842 gene encoding glutathione S-transferase Mu 3, producing MSSKSTMILGYWDIRGLAHAIRMLLEFTETAYEEKRYTCGEAPDYDKSQWLDMKFKLDLDFPNLPYLMDGKNKITQSNAILRYIARKHNMCGETEEEKIRVDMMENQIMDFRMQLIQLCYNADHEKLKPQYLEQLPGQLKQFSLFLGKYSWFAGEKLTFVDFLTYDVLDQNHIFEPTCLDEFPNLKAFMRRFEALEKIAAYMQSDRFLKMPINNKMAQWGNKRIC